In Yersinia enterocolitica subsp. enterocolitica, one DNA window encodes the following:
- the brnQ gene encoding branched-chain amino acid transport system II carrier protein has product MSHRLSSKDIMALGFMTFALFVGAGNIIFPPMVGLQSGEHVWWAALGFLITAVGLPVITVIALARVGGGIDALSTPIGRGAGLVLATVCYLAVGPLFATPRTATVSFEVGIAPLTGDGPLPLFIYSVVYFALVIGISLYPGRLLDTVGHILAPLKILALAILGIAALIWPAGPLIPATDAYQNAAFSSGFVNGYLTMDTLGALVFGIVIVNAARSRGVVSAGLLTRYTIWAGLIAGIGLTLVYLSLFKLGSSSGGLVPDAQNGAVVLHAYVQHTFGGLGSVFLAALIFIACMVTAVGLTCACAEFFAQYLPLSYRALVFILGIFSMMVSNLGLSHLIQISIPVLTAIYPPCIVLVLMSFTLRWWHHAPRIVAPVMLVSLLFGILDAVKASTFAQYLPEWTQHLPLAEQGLAWLSPSLLVFVVVGLYDRLCCRQVVAAKQ; this is encoded by the coding sequence ATGAGTCATCGTTTATCGTCTAAAGATATTATGGCATTGGGCTTTATGACCTTTGCCTTATTCGTTGGGGCCGGCAATATCATCTTCCCGCCGATGGTTGGTTTGCAATCGGGTGAACATGTGTGGTGGGCCGCTTTGGGCTTCCTGATTACCGCCGTTGGATTACCGGTCATTACTGTTATCGCGTTGGCTCGAGTGGGCGGCGGTATTGATGCTCTGAGTACCCCAATTGGTCGCGGTGCTGGTCTGGTACTGGCAACTGTTTGTTATCTGGCCGTTGGTCCTCTATTTGCCACCCCGCGCACTGCGACAGTTTCCTTTGAAGTCGGTATTGCGCCTTTAACGGGTGATGGCCCACTGCCGCTGTTTATTTACAGTGTGGTCTACTTTGCACTGGTTATCGGAATTTCCCTGTATCCGGGGCGTTTGCTCGACACGGTCGGGCATATTCTCGCGCCACTGAAAATTTTAGCACTGGCTATTTTAGGGATCGCGGCTTTGATTTGGCCTGCTGGTCCGCTGATTCCGGCCACTGATGCATATCAGAATGCCGCGTTTTCTTCTGGTTTCGTCAATGGCTATTTGACCATGGATACCTTGGGTGCTTTGGTGTTCGGTATCGTCATCGTCAATGCAGCGCGTTCACGTGGTGTAGTTTCTGCTGGCTTGCTGACGCGCTATACCATTTGGGCCGGTTTGATTGCCGGTATCGGTTTGACGCTGGTTTATCTGAGCTTGTTTAAGTTGGGGTCAAGCAGCGGTGGTTTGGTGCCTGATGCGCAAAATGGTGCGGTGGTATTGCATGCCTATGTTCAGCACACCTTCGGTGGTTTAGGCAGCGTGTTCCTGGCTGCATTGATTTTCATCGCCTGTATGGTGACTGCAGTGGGCCTGACTTGTGCCTGCGCTGAATTCTTTGCCCAGTATTTGCCGCTGTCATACCGTGCACTGGTATTTATCCTCGGTATCTTCTCAATGATGGTATCGAATTTGGGGCTGAGCCATCTGATTCAGATTTCCATCCCGGTGCTGACGGCTATTTACCCGCCATGCATTGTGTTGGTGCTGATGAGTTTCACTTTGCGCTGGTGGCACCATGCTCCACGTATCGTAGCTCCGGTCATGTTGGTCAGTTTATTATTCGGTATCCTTGATGCGGTAAAGGCCTCGACCTTTGCACAATATCTGCCGGAATGGACTCAGCATCTGCCATTGGCTGAGCAAGGTCTGGCATGGTTATCACCATCCCTACTGGTATTCGTCGTCGTAGGGTTGTACGATCGCCTGTGCTGTCGCCAGGTCGTTGCTGCCAAGCAATAA
- the malZ gene encoding maltodextrin glucosidase yields the protein MLSGWHLPVAPFVRLRGDALHITLWLHGEWLQGDNLPAQVFLRCEPDNEEWLLTMKGELHDGFWRYRASLPLHEGQPARRYCFKLLWNDDQLWFGPLGFSIVPPAQLAQFAIELPDSGPDWVADQIFYQIFPDRFASSLGEHGVKDGSYTHHAAGCPVSRREWQQPLDDVNAASTFYGGDLVGICQKLPYLQQLGVTALYLNPIFTAPSVHKYDTQDYYQVDPYFGGESAFLQLRSATRDAGMKLVLDGVFNHTGDSHHWFDRHQQGENGACHHPDSPYRGWFNFFPDGRALDWKGNASLPKLNFTSEDVVNQIYRAEDSVVRHWLKPPYSIDGWRLDVVHMLGEEGGAKGNLHHLAGIYQAAKEENPQAYILGEHFGDARNWLHAGVEDAAMNYMGFALPVRSFLAGCDVAYHPIQLSAEDCAYWMDEYRAGLPHGHQLRLFNQLDSHDTARFITLLNGDKTRMQMALIWLFSWIGVPCLFYGDEIGLDGGNDPFCRKPFPWDEALWEGDLLKLCQRMAALRHKSLALRRGGCQVIHANGDSLVFIRSYQRERVMVAIQRNRASDIFLPVSPLLNVAQWQRLEGGSELDLTDSGVNLQLSGESVTLWRGQS from the coding sequence ATGCTGAGTGGTTGGCATCTACCGGTCGCGCCTTTTGTCCGTCTACGGGGCGATGCGTTACATATTACACTGTGGTTACATGGAGAGTGGTTGCAGGGGGATAATTTACCTGCACAAGTTTTCTTACGCTGTGAGCCGGATAATGAAGAGTGGCTGCTCACCATGAAGGGTGAACTGCACGATGGTTTCTGGCGTTATCGCGCATCATTGCCATTACATGAAGGTCAGCCAGCACGGCGCTATTGCTTCAAGTTGCTGTGGAATGATGATCAACTGTGGTTCGGCCCGTTAGGTTTTTCGATAGTTCCTCCGGCGCAATTGGCTCAGTTTGCTATCGAGCTGCCAGACAGTGGCCCTGATTGGGTTGCCGATCAGATTTTTTATCAAATTTTCCCCGATCGTTTTGCCTCGAGTTTGGGTGAACATGGTGTGAAGGATGGCAGTTATACCCATCATGCTGCTGGTTGCCCGGTATCGCGTCGTGAATGGCAGCAACCATTGGATGATGTGAATGCTGCCTCGACATTCTATGGCGGCGATTTGGTCGGTATTTGCCAAAAACTCCCCTATCTGCAACAGTTGGGTGTGACTGCACTTTATCTCAACCCGATTTTCACTGCACCCAGTGTACATAAATACGATACACAAGATTATTATCAGGTTGATCCTTACTTTGGTGGCGAAAGTGCTTTCTTGCAATTACGCAGCGCTACCCGTGATGCTGGCATGAAATTGGTGCTCGATGGTGTGTTTAACCACACCGGTGATTCCCATCATTGGTTTGATCGCCATCAGCAAGGAGAAAATGGTGCCTGTCATCATCCAGATTCACCTTATCGGGGGTGGTTTAATTTCTTCCCCGATGGCCGGGCGCTGGATTGGAAGGGTAACGCCAGCTTGCCGAAACTCAATTTCACAAGTGAAGATGTGGTTAACCAAATTTATCGCGCCGAAGACAGCGTGGTGCGCCATTGGTTAAAACCGCCTTACAGTATTGATGGCTGGCGGCTGGATGTGGTGCATATGCTGGGGGAAGAGGGCGGGGCAAAAGGGAATTTGCATCATTTGGCGGGTATTTATCAGGCGGCGAAAGAAGAAAACCCTCAGGCCTATATTCTGGGTGAGCACTTTGGCGATGCGCGAAATTGGCTCCATGCTGGAGTAGAAGATGCAGCCATGAATTATATGGGGTTTGCCCTGCCGGTACGCAGCTTCCTGGCGGGTTGTGATGTCGCTTATCATCCAATACAACTCAGCGCGGAGGATTGTGCCTATTGGATGGATGAATATCGTGCCGGATTACCTCATGGGCATCAGCTGCGTTTATTTAATCAATTGGATAGCCATGATACTGCCCGTTTTATCACTTTGCTTAATGGCGATAAAACGCGGATGCAAATGGCCTTGATATGGCTATTTAGCTGGATTGGCGTGCCCTGCTTATTTTATGGCGATGAGATTGGCCTCGATGGCGGCAATGATCCCTTCTGCCGCAAACCTTTCCCGTGGGACGAAGCATTGTGGGAGGGTGACTTGCTGAAATTGTGTCAGCGGATGGCAGCTTTACGGCACAAAAGTTTGGCACTGCGACGCGGTGGCTGCCAGGTTATTCATGCCAATGGCGATTCTCTGGTCTTTATTCGCAGTTATCAGCGTGAGCGAGTGATGGTAGCCATCCAGCGCAATCGTGCCAGCGATATCTTCTTACCCGTATCTCCTTTACTGAATGTTGCTCAGTGGCAGCGTTTAGAAGGGGGATCAGAACTGGATCTCACTGACTCAGGTGTCAATCTGCAATTGTCTGGTGAAAGTGTCACATTGTGGCGTGGTCAATCTTAG
- the proY gene encoding proline-specific permease ProY, producing the protein MELPVKNKLKRGLTTRHIRFMALGSAIGTGLFYGSADAIRMAGPSVLLAYLIGGVVAFIIMRALGEMSVNNPQASSFSRYAQDYLGPMAGYITGWTYCFEILIVAIADVTAFGIYMGVWFPDVPHWIWVLSVVLIIGAVNMMSVKVFGELEFWFSFFKVATIIVMILAGIGIIVWGIGNGGQPTGIHNLWTNGGFFSNGFVGMILSLQLVMFAYGGIEIIGITAGEAEDPKKSIPKAINSVPWRILMFYVGTLFVIMSIYPWNQVGTNGSPFVLTFQHMGITVAAGILNFVVITASLSAINSDVFGVGRMLNGMAEQGHAPKAFAAISKRGVPWVTVLVMMGAMLTAVYLNYIMPENVFLVIASLATFATVWVWIMILFSQIGFRRSLSKDQVKALDFPLRGGTFTSVLAIIFLVFIIGLIGWFPTTRVSLYVGLVWIALLLVGYYFKVNHQKKKANELKVAE; encoded by the coding sequence ATGGAATTACCAGTCAAAAATAAGCTGAAACGCGGCCTGACGACACGCCATATCCGTTTTATGGCATTGGGGTCAGCAATAGGTACCGGCTTATTCTATGGTTCGGCTGATGCAATAAGAATGGCGGGGCCAAGCGTATTATTGGCGTACCTGATTGGTGGTGTGGTGGCATTTATCATCATGCGCGCCTTAGGTGAAATGTCAGTTAATAACCCACAGGCCAGCTCTTTTTCTCGTTATGCGCAAGATTACCTTGGGCCAATGGCGGGCTATATCACCGGCTGGACTTATTGCTTTGAAATTCTAATTGTTGCTATTGCCGATGTGACCGCATTCGGTATCTATATGGGGGTCTGGTTTCCGGACGTGCCGCACTGGATATGGGTATTGAGTGTTGTCCTCATCATTGGTGCAGTCAATATGATGAGTGTTAAGGTGTTCGGCGAGCTGGAATTCTGGTTCTCATTCTTCAAAGTTGCCACCATCATCGTTATGATCCTGGCCGGTATTGGTATCATTGTCTGGGGTATCGGTAATGGTGGGCAGCCGACCGGTATTCATAATTTATGGACTAACGGTGGCTTCTTCAGTAACGGTTTTGTTGGCATGATCCTGTCACTGCAACTGGTGATGTTTGCTTATGGTGGGATTGAGATTATCGGGATTACTGCTGGTGAAGCAGAAGATCCGAAAAAGTCTATTCCGAAAGCCATCAACTCAGTGCCGTGGCGTATCCTGATGTTCTACGTCGGTACCCTGTTTGTCATCATGTCTATTTACCCATGGAACCAAGTGGGCACTAACGGTAGCCCGTTTGTGCTGACCTTCCAGCATATGGGGATTACTGTTGCTGCGGGGATTCTGAACTTTGTGGTTATCACTGCATCATTATCAGCCATTAACAGTGATGTGTTCGGTGTCGGCCGTATGCTTAACGGGATGGCAGAGCAGGGCCATGCGCCAAAAGCCTTTGCTGCGATTTCTAAACGCGGTGTGCCTTGGGTTACGGTGTTGGTGATGATGGGAGCCATGCTGACGGCGGTTTATCTGAACTACATTATGCCGGAAAATGTGTTCCTGGTTATCGCTTCACTCGCGACCTTTGCGACCGTCTGGGTGTGGATTATGATCCTATTTTCCCAAATTGGTTTCCGTCGCTCGTTAAGTAAAGATCAAGTGAAAGCGCTCGATTTCCCGCTGCGTGGCGGCACCTTTACTTCCGTGCTGGCTATCATTTTCCTGGTGTTTATCATTGGGCTGATTGGCTGGTTCCCAACGACTCGCGTCTCCCTGTATGTCGGGTTAGTGTGGATAGCTTTATTGCTGGTGGGATATTACTTCAAGGTAAATCATCAGAAGAAGAAGGCGAACGAGCTGAAAGTCGCAGAGTAA
- the phoR gene encoding phosphate regulon sensor histidine kinase PhoR — protein sequence MLERLSWKTLALELALFCLPALLLGAFIGYLPWLLLVSVIAALVWNFYNQLKLSHWLWLDRSMTPPSGRWSWEPLFYGLYQMQLRNRRRRRELALLIKRFRSGAESLPDAVVMTTIDGNIFWCNGLAQQLLGFRWPEDNGQHILNLLRYPEFRQYLQQQEFSRPLTLQLNNGYYVEFRVMPYSEGQLLMVARDVTQMRQLEGARRNFFANVSHELRTPLTVLQGYLEMMHDQELVGPLRDKALGTMQEQTKRMDGLVKQLLTLSRIEAAPNVDMNEQVDIPRMLKMLQHEVQALSNGRHEITFRINEQLKVFGNEDQLRSAVSNLVYNAVNHTPDGTKIEVCWQQTPQGVQFQVSDNGPGIGPEHVPRLTERFYRVDKARSRQTGGSGLGLAIVKHALSHHDARLDVMSEIGLGTRFIFTLPNRLIVPTVLTENAVKS from the coding sequence GTGTTAGAACGTTTATCATGGAAAACGCTGGCTTTAGAGCTGGCTCTTTTTTGTCTGCCCGCATTACTGTTAGGTGCCTTTATCGGGTACCTTCCCTGGCTATTATTGGTCTCGGTTATTGCGGCGCTGGTGTGGAATTTCTATAACCAACTCAAATTATCTCACTGGCTGTGGTTAGACCGCAGCATGACGCCACCTTCAGGGCGTTGGAGTTGGGAGCCTTTATTTTACGGCTTGTACCAGATGCAACTGCGAAATCGCCGCCGGCGTCGTGAGTTGGCTTTACTTATCAAACGCTTTCGCAGTGGTGCTGAGTCTTTACCTGATGCGGTGGTTATGACGACCATTGATGGCAATATTTTCTGGTGTAATGGTTTGGCTCAGCAATTACTCGGCTTCCGTTGGCCGGAGGATAACGGCCAACATATTCTCAACTTGCTGCGTTATCCCGAATTCCGTCAATATTTGCAACAACAAGAATTTTCCCGCCCATTGACCCTGCAACTCAATAATGGTTATTACGTTGAGTTCCGGGTGATGCCTTATTCAGAAGGGCAATTGCTTATGGTGGCTCGTGATGTTACCCAAATGCGTCAGTTGGAAGGGGCGCGGCGTAATTTCTTTGCCAATGTGAGCCACGAACTGCGCACTCCCTTGACGGTGTTACAGGGATATCTGGAAATGATGCACGACCAAGAGTTGGTCGGGCCATTACGAGATAAAGCGCTAGGGACGATGCAAGAACAGACCAAGCGCATGGATGGGCTGGTAAAACAATTATTGACGTTATCGCGAATTGAAGCTGCACCTAATGTGGATATGAATGAGCAGGTCGATATTCCGCGCATGCTGAAAATGCTGCAACACGAAGTGCAAGCGCTGAGTAATGGGCGTCATGAGATCACCTTCCGAATTAATGAGCAATTGAAGGTATTCGGTAACGAAGATCAACTGCGCAGTGCGGTTTCCAATCTGGTTTATAATGCAGTCAATCACACCCCTGATGGCACCAAAATTGAGGTGTGCTGGCAGCAAACACCTCAAGGGGTGCAATTTCAGGTGAGTGACAATGGACCGGGTATTGGCCCTGAACATGTGCCACGCCTGACCGAGCGCTTCTATCGGGTGGACAAAGCCCGCTCAAGGCAAACCGGTGGTAGTGGCTTGGGGTTGGCAATTGTGAAGCATGCTTTGAGCCATCACGATGCGCGTTTGGATGTGATGAGTGAAATCGGTTTGGGGACGAGATTTATCTTTACCTTGCCGAATCGGTTGATTGTTCCGACGGTTTTAACCGAGAATGCAGTCAAATCCTAA
- a CDS encoding SDR family oxidoreductase produces MSTAKRQALIIGASRGLGLGLVDELNRRGWSVTATTRGVAKDTAAHAAHWLTLDINQPDSIKTFLPQIQGQTFDLIFINAGISGPEHQSAVDAKPEEILELFQTNAISPIRIAQLLLAQRNPTHSVLAFMSSQLGSLGHNASGHKPLYSASKAALNMMTRNLVAEVADPSLTVLSIHPGWVKTDMGGDAAPLTIATSVKGVVDQIERASGKGGHGFIDYQGHTLPW; encoded by the coding sequence ATGAGCACAGCGAAAAGACAGGCATTGATAATCGGGGCCTCTCGGGGATTGGGACTGGGTTTGGTTGATGAGCTTAACCGCCGTGGCTGGTCGGTCACCGCGACCACACGCGGTGTAGCAAAAGATACTGCTGCACATGCGGCCCATTGGCTAACATTGGATATTAACCAACCGGACAGTATCAAAACATTCTTACCACAGATACAGGGCCAAACGTTTGATCTGATTTTTATTAATGCCGGTATCTCCGGGCCGGAGCATCAATCCGCGGTTGATGCCAAACCGGAAGAGATTCTCGAATTATTCCAGACCAATGCGATTTCTCCCATCCGTATTGCCCAGCTGTTGCTGGCACAGCGTAATCCTACTCACAGTGTATTAGCCTTTATGTCTTCACAACTGGGGAGTCTTGGACATAATGCTTCAGGCCATAAGCCTTTGTATTCAGCCAGTAAAGCTGCATTGAATATGATGACGCGCAATCTGGTCGCCGAGGTAGCGGACCCCTCGCTGACAGTGTTATCTATTCATCCAGGTTGGGTAAAAACAGATATGGGCGGGGATGCAGCACCACTAACAATAGCGACCAGTGTGAAAGGGGTGGTTGACCAAATAGAGCGTGCTTCCGGTAAGGGCGGTCACGGCTTTATTGATTATCAAGGGCATACTCTACCGTGGTAA
- a CDS encoding PstS family phosphate ABC transporter substrate-binding protein — translation MRWGKLALLPALLGFSCGVLALPVAVSPATVVDAPKPDTLSGNLSSVGSDTLANLMSLWADDFNHHYPGVNLQIQAAGSSTAPAALAAGAAQLGPMSRPMKAAETMAFTERYGYPPLAVPVAVDALVVFVHQDNPLDKLTLSQLDAVFSQNRRCGESHRIQRFGELGLEGRWAERSIQRYSRNSASGTYGFFKQLVLCGGDFSNNINELPGSASVVQAVAGSLNGMGYASIGFRNSGVKPLSLSANDQDYVMPTAENVKDGRYPLSRYLYIYINKAPGKPLEPLTAAFLERVLSPEGQKRVTHDGYLPLPPEILNHTRKELGFAY, via the coding sequence ATGAGATGGGGAAAACTAGCGCTGTTGCCTGCTCTGCTAGGGTTTAGCTGCGGCGTCCTGGCACTCCCTGTCGCGGTATCGCCGGCCACAGTGGTCGATGCGCCAAAGCCAGATACTCTGTCTGGTAATCTTTCCAGTGTCGGTTCTGACACTTTGGCTAACTTGATGTCTTTATGGGCTGATGATTTCAATCATCATTACCCCGGCGTTAATTTGCAAATACAGGCGGCAGGTTCCTCAACCGCTCCTGCGGCACTGGCAGCAGGGGCCGCTCAACTCGGCCCGATGAGCCGGCCAATGAAAGCGGCTGAAACCATGGCGTTTACTGAGCGTTATGGCTATCCACCACTTGCTGTCCCTGTCGCAGTGGATGCATTGGTGGTTTTTGTCCATCAGGATAATCCACTAGATAAACTAACCTTATCTCAGCTTGATGCTGTATTTTCGCAAAATCGTCGTTGCGGGGAATCCCATCGCATCCAACGTTTTGGCGAACTTGGGCTAGAAGGGCGCTGGGCTGAACGCTCGATACAGCGCTATAGCCGAAATTCTGCCTCCGGTACCTATGGCTTTTTCAAACAACTGGTGCTGTGTGGTGGTGATTTTTCAAATAATATCAATGAATTGCCTGGGTCCGCTTCCGTTGTGCAAGCTGTCGCTGGTTCACTGAATGGTATGGGTTACGCCAGCATTGGTTTTCGAAACAGTGGTGTTAAGCCATTGTCTTTGTCGGCGAACGACCAGGATTATGTGATGCCAACGGCTGAGAATGTTAAAGATGGCCGCTACCCTCTATCTCGCTATCTGTATATTTATATTAATAAAGCACCGGGCAAGCCGTTGGAGCCGTTGACTGCGGCCTTTCTTGAGCGCGTTTTGTCACCAGAAGGGCAAAAGCGCGTGACTCATGACGGCTATTTGCCCTTGCCCCCTGAGATCCTGAATCACACTCGAAAAGAGTTGGGTTTTGCCTATTAA
- a CDS encoding gluconate 5-dehydrogenase — MRDDFTASLRSACFHRYGHFVINLKRRLAAFNIPHCVTNS; from the coding sequence ATCAGGGACGATTTTACGGCGTCTTTACGATCTGCCTGTTTTCACCGTTACGGGCACTTTGTCATTAACCTCAAGCGGCGCTTAGCCGCTTTTAATATCCCACACTGCGTCACTAACTCTTGA
- the sbcD gene encoding exonuclease subunit SbcD has product MRIIHTSDWHLGQHFFTKSRAAEHQAFLHWLIEQIKENQVDALIVAGDIFDTGAPPSYARELYNRFVVELQPTNCQLVVLGGNHDSVSTLNESRGLLSYLNTTVISCASSNLDQQVIILKDRQNHPAALLCAIPFLRPRDLVTSQAGESGGQKQLALQEAIAAHYQALYQRAVELRTELGLPLPIIATGHLTTVGVTTSDSVRDIYIGTLDAFPAHAFPPADYIALGHIHRAQQVAKTEHIRYSGSPIALSFDELSKEKSVYLVEFAQQTLASVTPIFIPQFQPMQLIKGDLAQIEQQLTKFADHQGLPVWLDIEVATQDYLTDIQRRIQALAAELPVEVVLLRRSKEQRNNSIERQEKETLNELSVTDVFERRLALEADLAAPRQERMRQMFNLVVEDITQGKDTAEEQSA; this is encoded by the coding sequence ATGCGCATTATTCATACCTCTGACTGGCATTTGGGCCAGCATTTCTTTACCAAAAGCCGTGCGGCTGAACATCAGGCATTCCTGCACTGGCTCATAGAACAGATCAAAGAAAATCAGGTAGATGCGCTGATTGTGGCGGGTGATATTTTTGATACCGGCGCCCCACCTAGCTATGCACGTGAGCTATATAACCGTTTCGTGGTTGAACTACAGCCGACGAACTGCCAGTTGGTTGTTCTGGGGGGCAACCATGATTCAGTATCAACGCTGAATGAATCTCGCGGCTTGCTTTCTTATTTGAATACCACAGTCATTTCCTGCGCCAGCAGCAATTTGGATCAACAGGTTATTATTTTGAAAGACCGCCAAAATCATCCTGCGGCGCTGCTGTGCGCGATTCCCTTTTTACGTCCACGAGATCTAGTCACCAGTCAGGCGGGTGAATCCGGTGGTCAGAAACAACTGGCGTTGCAGGAAGCAATTGCTGCCCATTATCAGGCGCTTTATCAGCGAGCCGTCGAGCTGCGTACCGAGTTAGGCCTGCCCTTGCCGATTATTGCTACCGGGCACCTAACTACGGTGGGGGTCACTACCTCAGACTCGGTTCGTGATATTTACATCGGCACATTGGATGCTTTCCCGGCCCACGCTTTCCCCCCGGCAGATTATATTGCTCTGGGCCATATTCATCGTGCTCAGCAAGTAGCAAAAACCGAACATATCCGATATAGCGGTTCGCCAATTGCCCTGAGTTTTGATGAGCTGAGCAAAGAGAAAAGTGTTTATCTGGTGGAGTTTGCCCAGCAGACATTAGCCTCTGTGACCCCAATCTTCATTCCACAATTTCAACCAATGCAATTAATCAAAGGTGACTTAGCGCAAATTGAGCAACAGTTGACTAAATTTGCCGACCACCAAGGGTTACCGGTGTGGCTGGATATCGAAGTTGCCACACAAGATTATCTCACTGATATTCAAAGGCGAATTCAGGCATTAGCCGCAGAACTCCCCGTTGAGGTGGTACTCTTACGCCGCAGCAAAGAGCAGCGTAATAACAGTATTGAGCGGCAGGAAAAGGAAACACTCAATGAACTGAGTGTCACTGATGTATTTGAACGCCGGCTGGCGCTAGAGGCGGATTTAGCCGCACCACGCCAAGAGCGCATGCGACAGATGTTTAATCTGGTGGTTGAAGATATCACGCAAGGTAAAGATACCGCAGAGGAGCAATCTGCATGA
- the phoB gene encoding phosphate response regulator transcription factor PhoB: MARRILVVEDEAPIREMVCFVLEQNGYQPLEAEDYDSAVTRLSEPYPDLVLLDWMLPGGSGIQFIKHMKREALTRDIPVMMLTARGEEEDRVRGLEVGADDYITKPFSPKELVARIKAVMRRISPMAVEEVIEMQGLSLDPSSHRVMANDQALDMGPTEFKLLHFFMTHPERVYSREQLLNYVWGTNVYVEDRTVDVHIRRLRKALEIDGHDRMVQTVRGTGYRFSTRY; encoded by the coding sequence ATGGCAAGACGCATACTGGTAGTTGAAGATGAAGCACCAATCCGTGAGATGGTGTGCTTTGTGTTGGAACAGAATGGCTACCAACCGTTAGAAGCCGAGGATTACGACAGTGCAGTCACTCGTTTGTCCGAGCCTTACCCTGATTTAGTGTTGTTGGACTGGATGTTACCTGGCGGCTCGGGTATTCAGTTTATTAAACATATGAAACGTGAAGCTCTGACCCGAGATATTCCGGTGATGATGCTGACAGCGCGTGGCGAAGAAGAAGACAGAGTGCGTGGTTTGGAAGTGGGGGCGGATGACTATATTACTAAGCCTTTTTCACCCAAAGAGCTGGTGGCGCGTATCAAAGCGGTTATGCGCCGGATATCGCCAATGGCGGTTGAAGAAGTGATTGAAATGCAAGGGTTGAGCCTTGATCCCTCCTCACATCGGGTTATGGCCAATGATCAAGCGTTGGATATGGGGCCGACCGAATTTAAATTATTGCACTTTTTCATGACTCATCCGGAGCGCGTTTACAGCCGTGAACAGTTGCTTAATTATGTTTGGGGCACTAACGTTTATGTAGAAGATCGCACCGTTGACGTGCATATTCGTCGGCTACGTAAGGCGCTGGAAATTGATGGCCATGACAGAATGGTACAAACTGTCCGGGGAACCGGATACCGTTTCTCAACGCGCTACTGA